A section of the Methanothermobacter sp. genome encodes:
- a CDS encoding isocitrate/isopropylmalate family dehydrogenase — GSAPQIAGKNIANPTAMILTATLMLKHLNKTQEAQKIQEALEKTLEEGLVTPDLGGSLGTMEMAAEIAKRI; from the coding sequence ACGGATCAGCACCACAGATAGCCGGAAAAAACATAGCAAACCCCACAGCCATGATACTAACAGCAACACTCATGCTAAAACACCTCAACAAAACACAGGAAGCACAGAAAATACAGGAAGCACTGGAAAAAACCCTTGAAGAGGGTCTGGTTACACCGGACCTGGGCGGAAGCCTCGGTACAATGGAAATGGCTGCTGAAATAGCAAAAAGAATCTAG